CGTTGATGATGAGGTGGCGGAGTAGCAGAAGAGGTGCAGCAGTTAAGCTGTTCCGTTTGTTGTTGCTCTTGCTGATCATCATCATACAAGAAGAATGAAGATGTTGAAGATGAAGATTTGAGGGTAGATCTTTGCTGCTGTTGATGGTTTTTCTTGTTGTCTGTCATCGTCTTCAAGATATTCTCAAAGAGAGGAACATCGCAGGGGATCTTGAGGATACCCTCTTGCTGAAATCCAAACTCTTCTTCTGCATCTCTTAAGAGTAGACTGAAAGCTTGATGTGTTAAGTAATCTGTAGGGATTACAAACTTCTTCATGGCATCTTCATCTCTCCCCACCCAAACAGCTAAGTATCCTTTTCGCACCACATCTTCTTGACCTGTACTACTGCTGCTGATATCTGAAAAAGATAGGGTTTTCTTGAGGAACTTGTTAAGACCTTTCGTTGTTGTCGTCTTAATGGGTACACCACCATTGTCgtcgttgttgttgttcttgGAGGTTGCAGTCTTCTTCCATTTCTTAAGCATCTGCTGAAGCCTAACAATGTCTCGAATTTTGTTAGACTTCTTTGGTGGTAGTGGGGGTGGTAGATGCGAGGACTCGGCCATGATTTCTTCTATATGTTAATTAATGATTATGCCTCCCTTAAATTCTTCGATCTCCAGCTATATATATACCCAGAGAGAAAGAGATGTTATGTGTACGTAATACGTCTTGTGAGTGAAAAAGATGGAAGATGTGATCTATATATACATGTAAATGTATATGTATACGTATATATGTGTGTGAAATGGAGATTTGGAATTGGAAAGGTGGTTGTCATGTATAACCTGTAAGTAGGTGCTCGCGGCTATTTATATTAGTAACTAATATCTCTatcgatgttataaaatatttataaataataaaataaatacgaAAAGGTACAGGTTGATTAATAAAGTGTTTTTAATTGGGTTTATGTTAATATTGTAAACAAACGAGAATGATGATTAGGGTTGAAGAGGGTGGGGAGGGTAGGGTTCAATCATGGATGCATTGATTGGCTAATGAGTGGTGGAATTCAACTGCCCTCGATATCTAACCGATCTATatgtatttatttaattaaattaataaaattaaatccttgtaaattaaaaaaaaaaaaatgaaaaaaaatgttgAATTAAGCAATATTTATTGATGGGTTTGTTTACTTTATTTAGAAGCAAATGTTCTGCACACAAACACATGGTTGGTCAAATGGGTACCCCGTATTTAACGTACAACTAATCAATGCCTTAATGATAAATATTCTTATTTGTAATACTTTGTTATAAGGACAAAAAAGGGTATACAAATAAATAAGTCAATCGATCGTTCTTGTTAAAAAGTCAAAAAGCATGTACGAAATGCCAACAATTAAAGACGCATAAATCTAGTTTTAATGTCGTAAATCTCAAAGGAGTTGCTTAGGAATTAGGATCGGATTTGAAAAAATGAAATGGAACATGTGATCTAAGGATTGCTTAGGGTATGAAAAAAGTGGAAATAGTAAGCAAATGATGAGACAAGTTGCATAATGTTGCATAATATTATGAAGGGCATTTAATGGTAATGTGACAAGGGGTTTAAGTTCCAAGAAATGCATGTGGCTTCAGTAACTAATTAAGTCTATGTCTGCAGTTTAGTTTAATTCACCGGCTAATTACAAATATATAAAGGTAAGATATTAACAAATTGATCGGGCATTATTCGGGTTTATAGCCTAGTGGCATCCGATGTTGAGAAAGTGACTTTCGGCCCAAATTAAATGGTTGAAGGTTTAAATTGTTACTTAGTTTTAGATTAGAAAATGTCAGTAGCcgcttaaaaaaaacaaattgatAAGGCTTTCTGACTTATTGCAATAAAGATCGACTATTAGTAAACAGGATAAtgcattgatatatatatatatatatatatatatatatatatatatatatatatatatatatatatatatatatatatatatatatatatatatatatatatatatatatatatataatgtcgaTCTTAAATTTAcatcttgaagtattaatcatGTATCCATTAACTGTAATTTTTATATAGTAAAAAATTGTattttcaagaggtttagtacctaagcttaggtggggcaGTAATGTATattctcttttatatatatatatatatatatatatatatatatatatatatatatatatatatatatatatatatatatatatatatatatagatagatagatagatagagagagagagagataggttaaTTTGAGACCATATGAGATGTAAGGACTCGACCTAGTCACTTAttttaaagattaaaaaaaatatttttaaaatgcaaaataaatgaaattttttgaaattttttttaaatattatttttgtcatttaatttatcaaaaaattaaaaaaaatgccgttttttttaatatacatgaaatattctaatagattattagattataaatattaaaacaaaactgTTTAGAATATTcaaatattctattaaaatataaatattcaaacaattttaatataatattaaaatattataacaatTCTAATAGATAATAGAATATTTTAACACATCTAACAATTGTAGTAGAATATTTGtgattttaaattaaaatataaatggcATGATTCGAACACGGTCCGGTTGGCAGTTAAAATGGCACTTTAACCAACTAAACTACACAGCTCTGATGAATTTATTTGAAAACATtagtatataattatatattaattagTTAATTTCGCTTAAAATCGGACCCAATTTTTTCCTAGACCATGTGTAGTCGCACACCCTTCACTCCCTCAGGACCGGtcttgtttatatgtttatatataataGATATGTAGGACGGTTGCTAGTTTAGAGAAGCCTAAAGATAAACTAAAGACCAAGCAAgccaaaaagaaaaaagaaaggtGTGATAGTGTACAATGTCCATGAactagtttatggtttcaaggtaaaCAGGCCTCAATCTATTTTAGTCGTATTTTCCATGGATTAGATTATGTTTTCAAGGTAAACAAACTTATATTAGGGGTTCATTAAAATGTTGATCGGTTGGTCA
The genomic region above belongs to Lactuca sativa cultivar Salinas chromosome 4, Lsat_Salinas_v11, whole genome shotgun sequence and contains:
- the LOC111882127 gene encoding auxin-responsive protein SAUR63; protein product: MAESSHLPPPLPPKKSNKIRDIVRLQQMLKKWKKTATSKNNNNDDNGGVPIKTTTTKGLNKFLKKTLSFSDISSSSTGQEDVVRKGYLAVWVGRDEDAMKKFVIPTDYLTHQAFSLLLRDAEEEFGFQQEGILKIPCDVPLFENILKTMTDNKKNHQQQQRSTLKSSSSTSSFFLYDDDQQEQQQTEQLNCCTSSATPPPHHQRHRSSTFDSQLLKTPPTTPTHNLPLYCR